The Telopea speciosissima isolate NSW1024214 ecotype Mountain lineage unplaced genomic scaffold, Tspe_v1 Tspe_v1.0584, whole genome shotgun sequence genome has a segment encoding these proteins:
- the LOC122648212 gene encoding uncharacterized protein LOC122648212: MSARLLPLGWVAINCDGSVKQDRGGRVMGAIGRDQLGNPLFAIAGGASEVSIVHMELQATKIGLLKANSSNLSRVQVRSDSMLAIKMIVGTFALSWEVRWLIEDIRILRDSFVSCSFAHQVREANSCADYLAGLVDTYVEFSFSMDSLPSALSVMIQNDARGKKYPRL, translated from the coding sequence ATGTCTGCTCGCCTCCTCCCCCTTGGTTGGGTTGCCATCAACTGTGATGGATCGGTTAAGCAAGATCGTGGGGGTCGGGTTATGGGTGCAATTGGGCGGGATCAGTTAGGGAACCCTTTGTTTGCTATTGCTGGTGGTGCGAGTGAGGTTAGCATCGTCCATATGGAACTGCAAGCCACTAAAATAGGTCTTTTAAAGGCCAACAGCTCCAATCTTTCTCGGGTGCAGGTGCGATCAGACTCCATGCTGGCCATTAAGATGATTGTGGGTACCTTTGCTTTGTCATGGGAAGTTAGGTGGCTGATAGAGGACATCAGAATATTGCGCGACTCTTTTGTTAGTTGTTCGTTTGCTCATCAGGTTCGTGAGGCAAATTCGTGCGCAGATTACTTAGCAGGCTTGGTGGACACTTATGttgagttttctttttctatggACTCTCTCCCTTCTGCACTTTCTGTTATGATACAGAATGATGCTCGGGGAAAGAAGTATCCCAGATTGTAA